Genomic segment of Centropristis striata isolate RG_2023a ecotype Rhode Island chromosome 21, C.striata_1.0, whole genome shotgun sequence:
ATGtatggattatttttttttttacacaattaatGTAAAAGTAGCCTTTTATTGTTGTAGTGCATAAAATTTTCCCAACTTTATTTAAGAGAGAttagataagatattcctttattgatcccccatgggggaaattcaggtgttgaaaataaaaaatagaatagaataataaaaatggaataaaataaagataaaaaataaatagtataaagtaAGAAAATACAAACGACCAAGATCCTACATCCACTAGTGTTATGccagaaactaaaaaactatTTACTTTATACGTTGTATTTATACCAACAAATATTTCTAACctgataacatttttttaaagtacatttttcatGAGCtaataaatattgaatatagagtaatgaaatggaaatactgtgGATAATAATTGTGACAAAGCATAAAATGCACATAATCATGCACTTACTCTCCCCTCTGGCCACTTGTGATAAGATGAATGAAGAGATTTTGAAAGCTCTTATTCTGAAAATTTGGCCCACCCACATTCTAAGACACAGAGAGCACATTATTTTGACGACAGTAATTGATCTTCACGGCCTGGTGTTAGCAACACATTTATTGAGGAACAGTTGCTGTGAAGTGAGTCAGTTGCTTTGCTTTGATACAGTGAAAACAAGGACATTCTTTTACTACCGCAGAAAGTGTATTTTTGTAGTAACATTTCAAGTAAAGCATGTAACATTGTACCACTTTTTCATAGTGCAGTTTGACATAATCTGTTCAGTCATGTTGATGGAtattaattgaatatttgtACAGTACTTTTTTTGGAGTGTGACATGCAACTTGGAGTTCATAACTAAATCTGAAACTGAAATAGAAAGCACTTGTGAAAAACTCTtccataaatatattacatctcttATACATTCCATAAATATTTTCCCCTAATAAGTGCTCCCACATTGACatataaaaaacagcaaataaaaagaGCTCAGTTAAAAGTATTCAGAGTCACTAATATTGGGACGTCTGCACAGTTTTTGTGGATCCCTTTTCTCGAGAATCGCCCCTCTGTTCCTCCATGTGCGCCTGCACCGACCTCCATAGTGCTCTGATGTTCCCCTCACCAAAACCTGTCGCCCCTCTTCGCTCTATCAGCTCCAGGAAGAAGGTGTCCTCTGCAAAAATGGGCTTGGTAAACACCTGGAGAAGGTATCTGGAAACAGAAAGTAGCAAGGTAAGGACATTAAGGCTCTGTTAAAAGTGATGTCAGATTAAAGCTCTTAATTACTTCCCACCTTTTGGTTTTACTGGTTGCTGTCTGTGATGAAGGATCCCGGTGTAGGTCTGTGTCCAGGAGAATGCCGTGCTGCGCCAGCAACTGTGGGTTGTGTCCTGCCTCCTCTATCTCATGCTGTTTCCCCACCTGTCATAGCACACAAGACAGGTAGAAGAGTTGGTAACCAGTGTAGAAGATGACACATTACataccatttttaaatattataatcaGCCACAGAAACTGCTTTGTTATATTACCAAGCGATAAAATCATACAGAAATCCAGTGGAGAGtcacagaaaaataatattgttgttttctgttggaCTTTGAGAAAGTGAAGCTAGAGCTGCTAAAGGGATAGTTCTTATTTTTGTATGAGCTACTTATCCAGAGATAGAGTAGTAGAAGGCCAGTAGATGGCTATTGgcatgcccccagtttggagaagcatgCAGGAGTAACGGCACAGAAGTGAAGCAATTGAATGGCAAGTGGATGGGGGGCCGCAGCAAAATGTTTGGTGTCTACAATACATTTTGCTGTCAGTTTAAATCTGTTTAAGTATAAAATGTACTTGGATTATTTCCCCATTCTTCTATCcactcttcaaagccaccagactccattgacaagtactgtaattttaccttgTCGAGCATAGGAGTTGCTGGTGTACTGCTGTTTCAATCAGTtggtttatttgtgttattatgtgactggtattttaaattattaatgtagattcaccaaagtcacacaataaaacacacaaaaaaacagatggaGGCAGAGGTAGAACAGTGACTCTTGTGTTCTCTGAGgttatattattgttttgttaatggagtctggtggccttAAAGGAGCATGTATAGTGACTTCAGGTCCCcatgtaaacttaaacagggctgtctgacggcaAGTGGTGAAAATAAACCATACAATTGATCTGAACTAATTTCCCCATCCTCCACAGCAGAACATAGCTTAGCTTCGATGCCGGTACTCCTACTGGCTTCGCCAAACTGGGGACATGTCAACTGCCATCTATAGATAAGTACCTAATAAAAGTCCATTTCATAAAATGCCAAATATCCATTAAAGACTAACAAATCATCAAACCAAGAATTGTGATCCCTGGCATcttgaaataagaaaatatctatataatatatatatctgaaGTTATCTGTGGTGCCTTGTGATTCTTTTACATAGTGCAGGTGCAAATTCAGTGCAACTCTGCAGTTTCATGATTAAAAGACTCTGCCCTGATCTGTCTTGTGTATCTGTAATTACCATTTTGTTGATTGCAATTATATATGATATTAGTATGATGCATTTTCCAACTTGTTAAATAAACATGGTGCATTTCTTGCACTTGTGCAGGATGTAAGAATCAGTCAAACCTCAGTGTAGTAGGCATAAGGAGGGGAGAAAAACTGGACACCAGCATCAGCCATCGTTTGTGCAGTAGAAACTATGTTTTCTGTGTACAGCCCGATGTGCTGGATGCCCGGGGCCTCGTGCTGCTCCAAGAAGGTGTCAACCTGATTCCTGCCTGAAATAAGTGCAAACACACAGTGATGCAAGTGTATAATATTGTCAGTTATGGCAGTAATGAAATGCCTTGAATGATGTTACCGTTACCTTGTTCAGGCAGTGATTCTGCGATGACAAATTTGCAGTCTGGCTGTTTTTTGTCCACAGAGGGGAGCGTAATGCCTGCTTTGCTGCACTTCCAGTACTCCATGGCAGTAAGACGCAGCCCGATGCCCTCCTGGTTGACGACAAAACCTTCGTCCACATCTTCATTACTacccagtaaaaaaaaacactcatattTATTATCAAGTTGAATAAAATGTAGCATACAACTGAAAAAATGTATTGGATCTCACCTGTCAATGAAAAACCTCTGAAAACCAAAGAGCGTCTCATACCACCTCATGACCTGGTGGGTTGTCTTCCTGGGACAGACATAAGTTATGTGATCAAAGTGTGTGATTGGACAAGACAAGTCCTCCTCTGACAAGCTGCAGTCCTTTTCTATGACATCAAACCCAGGCAGGAAGCTTCCCTTGTATTTTGTCCTGTCAATTAATGTGTGGCACACGTTTCCCACAATAGATTTTAGCACCGAGTAGGTGACAGGACCTCTCTCGTCCTGCACAGTCGTGGGCGGCACCAGGAAGCTGCAGCCCAGATGGCTTAGGGTCCTGAATGACCTTTCCACATCCTCCACCTCGAAACACACGTTGCTTACAGTATCCACCGGGTAATATGGGCTGATATCGTACATACATCTCGATGAATTATCCAGGTTGTATTTGACGTTGACCGGGCATATGTCTATGATGCGCGGCTCTTCATTCAATCTTACACCACTCTGGTTTGGTCTCTCATTCACGATGAAAACAGCCGCTCCCTTTCTGAAAGCCAGCTGTCTGGACCTGTCGGTAAGTCTGGTGGCAAACAAATTAAACTTGAATTTAGAGACGAGGTCGCAAGCAACTTTCTCCGCGTTAGAAACGTGGAGCGAAATGTGGTGTAACCGGGTCAAGAGAGCTGCCATTTTTCTGTGTGACGTTTTGACTGGGGGCGTGTCCTCCCTGCCTTTTTCTAAATAtaggtatttatttataccTTATACACATTATCGGtaatataataatcaatattgttttgtttattactgtttcaaaaaataaataaaggtttaatttaaaaatgtgtatatcaTTTTTTCGTATTAGACTATCCAACACATCgtaacactgttaaaataatcacctatgtcattttttttttaaatcaaaattgttttttgttttttttcctaaatcatctcctcatgacgccggccaccatGGTAAAGTCGCcttcatcctcagttgatcagatcatgtgattttacccctttaagataatggcctatgtcaagtgtgtgacttaagcgggtttattatgcctaaatcaaaataaaatgtgacttaggcaattttttgaacatgcctttgtgacttaagcaagatatggtaacactttattttgaaggtgtctacataagagtgacatgagcgtgtcataaacatgacatgggatgtgtcatgaacattaatgacactttgaagtaacatgatacttgttatgttatgtttctgaCAGGCGATAGGCGACGGTGTGACTCTTaagtagacaccttcaaaataaagtgttaccatatcttgcatatgtcacaaaggcatgttcaaaaaaattgcctaagtcattatttctcttaagttacataatttacacacagtgttattattatgccaatagccatcctttacatcctttttgagtgaaattatcaataaatgtcatatgttacacttttggtgtaACATATGAgtttttacaacaacaaaaaagtcagcatgcatttgtgtttttgtaagcttgtttatatttctttccTTAAataatctctacttcttctaatTTGGGCTGggtaatatattaataatatgtcaatataataatttgttcctggttttaaaggctgcattacaATAAACTCACGTCATTtcttaacacatttttacagctgTTATTATTTGTCTTTAGCCAATAAGTCAACATAATAACAAAATTATCATTGTGTAAATATCTTGAGTAAGCATAgtaatattgattaaaaaatatataaatataaatagatgTTTGATTTTTCTATATACTCAAGCCCTAGTTGAAgtgtttagaaaataaaataataagaggGCTAACATATTTATGACATTctttctgaaaataaaatggTTTATACGACTAGTTTAGATGAATTTGCTGTACATATATTGTAGATACTGTTACCTGATTTTATATTTCTCATTGTTTAAAGTGTAAGTACTTAGTATTTTTCTCGCTTAAATTGTTTATCATTTTgatatttcttgttaatatttcttgtttctttttcttcttatttcatTGATACTTCTTTGTATTTTTGCCCTACACAAGAGTCACTTGCGGCTATAACGTTataaatttccccattgtgggactaataaaggagtATCTTATCTAATCTCATACAACATCTCcataatgttttgtttataaaaTCAAACAATTTCGTCACAGGAGAGGGAAGCTTTTAGTGTCTGTAATAAACTCGgatttttctaaattattttgtcaaatgtCCGATATTCCAGTGTTTtctaatctaatataatatgaaattcttatcttttgttaatatataaatattgtgtAATATAGTAAAGTCACGACTTTTTCCTGCCCCATGATATCAAATCTCCGAGTTCTTTTGAACATCTCATAAATGTTCGTGCAAAGTGGATTGTAATATTTCCGTTAGGCCGTGAAGGCACCACAGTACTTTCCTTTTTATCCAATCACATTGAGCGCTGAGCCAGATGATTGGTGACGAAGGCAAGCAAGCGTTTATTTTGGCTCTGCTACTCATTTGTCTCGCTGTCGCCGCCATTAAACAACACGGAGGCAATGTAAACCATGGAGTGTCGCATATTTATACCATGATTCAGGGACTACAGAGGCTTTGCCAAGGTGGGGTTTATTCTGCGAGAGGTTAATGTGTCCATAAAGGTAAACATGTGAGAGACCAAAGGGGTCGAAATAACTGTGTTTGGGAAAGGTTTGatagagcaggaggaggggggactGGACAAGAAGGGTTTGTTGTGGTTTCCAGCAGCACTTAAGAAACGAGCCCAGCCGCAAAACGGTAAGAGTTTCACATATTGTTTATCAAACTTGTTCGGAATATGACATGTTTCATGATTGTACTTTCTAGGAAATGTTCGTTAACTGTTAAAATTGACGGTAACTATATATGCTAGGTGGCTAGCTTGTTAGCTAGTTGCAAGACTGATACATTACTACATGGTAACGCAATATAGCCACCCGTCATCTCGATAAAACCCCGACTGTTAACAATGCTCCATACTTTTACTGATAATAAACAGCTGGCAGTTTATTTTAGTCTTCCAATCGCTTCATAATCTCACGCTGGTTGTGTCATTGAACATCCCCGAACAGAAGTAAGTTTGCAATCTGCTGGTATACATAACTATTTAAAGGGAACTCCGTAAATTCTTTTCGTTTGATTTTTGTGAAATACAGTCTAGTCTATCATATTTATTGGCCTGTAAGATGATTCACAAAGCTTTTGGCTCTTTTCTAACTAAATTATTGCCACAGTTTGACCATCCAAAGTGATCCACAATGACGGAACAGAAGATAAAGTGGGCCTGTGACTACTGCACCTATGAAAACTGGCCATCTGCAGTCAAATGCACAATGTGCCGTGCACCGAGGTCAAGGGGTCCCATCATCACAGAGGAACCTTACAAGAACGGCCCTGATCTGGACCCCAGTCCAGAGTGGGACCCTCCAAGAACTGAAAGTGGCAGCAACCTCCTCATCTGCCCTGACTCCAGTGCTAGGCCGAGAGTCAGGTCAGCTAGCATGGCTGAGATTGCCAATAAGTGGTCCTGCCAGATGTGCACCTACCTAAACTGGCCCCGAGCACTCCGTTGCACACAGTGCCTGTGTCAGCGCCCGAGGACCAGCAGCCCTACGGAGTCCCCACAGACATCAGGCTCCAATGCAGGCTGTCGTCCCACTCTCCACTCCCCTGTGGATACCTGTGAGGAGTACAATGACAGAAACAGACTCAACACCCATCAGCAGCACTGGACATGCACAGCTTGCACTTACCAGAACTGGCCCACAACTGCAAAGTGTGTGGTTTGTGACCATCCCAAGCCCAACAACCAGGAAGCCATAGAGCTTGCTGAGTCTGCAGAACCAACACCCATGATCAATGAGCAAGACAGGGCTAGGTGGAGGAGCAGTTGCAGTGGAGGCCAGGGTCAAAGGAGGTCCCCTCCTATGCCCAAGAGGGAAGACAATGTCAAAATGGACTTCCAGAGGATAGAGCTTGCAGCTGGAGCcatgagcagcagagaggagcaagAGATCGACTTCAAGAAGCTAAAGCAGATTAGAAATCGAATGAGAAAAACAGACTGGCTGTTCCTCAATGCATGTGCTGGTGAGTTTTCATATATTATACACACCATCCCTCTGAAGCTATTAAGTGATTagttaattaacaaaaaatatgcaataacaatttaaaaatcACTTATAGACCTGAACAAGTAATTGTACATTTTGGGAAATCACAATTTGGAACGGTGCAACATccaaatatttgttaaaggcaaaatatgtgtcCAAAAAATAGTCATATACCATAAATTGtccatcaataaaaaaatgtaaaaaaatataaataaatgtatgcatCTCTAATTCTTTGCTCGTAGCAAATATCCTGTGCATTCCATAGTAATTATTAGAAATAGTATTTATTTGGGTTTAAGCATGTGTGAGAATACCCTTATTTCTCTCTGCGGCTCACCTGAATAGGCTCTTACTGTCTGGGAAAGAATCCGTATTCCTCTCCTATTTTACCTTGTACAACAGTTCTTTTGTCACACCAGCTTTTTGTTTCCTCCCATAATGCCTTTCTCAGTGATGACAGAGTGACAGTCAGTCAGAGGCATTCATTTGTGTCCCAATGGCAAAATCTTTAGTTTTTACACTTAGCTGTATTTTATTACAGTGCAGGTGGTGTCCCTGCAAAAACCTAGGTTGCAAAgaagtgtgtgttggtgttttaTTAATGAATGACAACATGGCATTGTTTTGACTCCAAATATTAGAGTACAACAGGAATTTGGCAAAACACAGGCTTGGCAAGCTCTGGGAGAAGGCTTTAATTTCACAAGGTAGTGCTTTCAGGTGGAAAATATCCTCCGTAGAGAGATGATACTTATCATCAACAAAGCATAACTGATGCTGAATGGCTGCAATCTAAAGATGTGTAGCTAAATGGCTTGTAGGAATTTGATCCAACTCATCTCTGAACCCCTAGCTGCCCTTGTGCTGCCACTGAGAGTGTCTTTGAGAAACTGAGAGGGTGTGAGTGTTTCCCAGCCGGTGGGGATGAATGGGCCGTCTGGGCAGCACAGCGAGAGTGTAGCCTGTGGACCAGAGACTCTCCTGGCTCGCACTCAACCGACCCTGTAAACACTGGTGCTTATGTGCTGAGCAGGGGCCCTAGGAGGCAAAAATAGCCCTGACAAGACATGAACACccgtcaacaacaaaaaaaaaagcaaaaaagcatGAAGGCAGCACATGATCAGTGTCCTCATGACCTTTGCACTGATTGCCCTCTCCAGCTTGTTGTTGTGAAATAGAAAACATTACTCACATAGACATTTTGAGCCTTTTGATTAATTCTAAAATACTGTTGgctgtttttttccaacactgtcagctgactttttttcatgcagcTTCTGTTACAGTTGGGCTCTTCAAAGAGTTTGTCAATGGAGGAGGAAGTGCCTGAGTCAGGCAGCACATTATGGCCAGGCCAAGCCAAGCACTTCCTCAGGTCGCACAACTGTATTTTGCGTCACTCCGTTTCTGgtctaatgttttttcagtgctcttgttTGGGGCAAAATCGGATGATCCAATTGATTTAACTTTCCCACAAAGGAAGCAGACTCTGTTTGTATaatattgttcttttgttttagaCTTAAACCGGCAGGTCTTGCAATTGCAGATAATATTTAAACATGCTACTCTTGTAACTTTGTGTTGCTCATGATGAGGTTGTGATTAGAAAAATACTTTGTGGAggagctgtgtgttttttgccatAAAGCACTGGAAATTATGTTGCTGACCATCCATCCATAGCACATAATCCTACATAAAATTATAGTATCAGTTTGTAGTCATTGTGGTGACAAATATGAAAAACTCTTTCTGGGCTGTAAGGTTTTGTAATTTTAGTTATGTAATTAGTTTAAATGACAACACAACATTGACTGATATGTCCAGAAAGTCAAGCATGACGTTCAGGATGCCCCATGTAAGGAGTCTTGCAATACACTGGTATTGACAACCATGATATAATGTTAATAACACACATAAGTATATTgtataaataaagagttttttGTGAGCCTGTGGTCTCCTACACAAGTTCTCTGTCACCTGCTCCTCGCAGGTGATTTTGTGTCACGTGACACTGTATTGATGGCCAATGTTAGGCGTGTGGATTTCATCTGGCTGCCTTTTATACTTTCCGTGAgtgcaattattattatttttgtatttttgcacaGTTATGGTTACAGACTGTCTTCCTCTGCACACTCATAATTTGAGTGTAATTCATTTGCAAGAAAAgaggcaaaacacacacaaacaaactaagttAAAGATAAATGACAATgatagcattattattattc
This window contains:
- the hpdl gene encoding 4-hydroxyphenylpyruvate dioxygenase-like protein, which translates into the protein MAALLTRLHHISLHVSNAEKVACDLVSKFKFNLFATRLTDRSRQLAFRKGAAVFIVNERPNQSGVRLNEEPRIIDICPVNVKYNLDNSSRCMYDISPYYPVDTVSNVCFEVEDVERSFRTLSHLGCSFLVPPTTVQDERGPVTYSVLKSIVGNVCHTLIDRTKYKGSFLPGFDVIEKDCSLSEEDLSCPITHFDHITYVCPRKTTHQVMRWYETLFGFQRFFIDSNEDVDEGFVVNQEGIGLRLTAMEYWKCSKAGITLPSVDKKQPDCKFVIAESLPEQGRNQVDTFLEQHEAPGIQHIGLYTENIVSTAQTMADAGVQFFSPPYAYYTEVGKQHEIEEAGHNPQLLAQHGILLDTDLHRDPSSQTATSKTKRYLLQVFTKPIFAEDTFFLELIERRGATGFGEGNIRALWRSVQAHMEEQRGDSREKGSTKTVQTSQY